The Podospora pseudocomata strain CBS 415.72m chromosome 1 map unlocalized CBS415.72m_1, whole genome shotgun sequence genome has a segment encoding these proteins:
- the ATG3 gene encoding E2-like enzyme (EggNog:ENOG503NXTG; COG:U; BUSCO:EOG09263WZ2), with amino-acid sequence MNILYSTVNSLRDRYTPASHTSTFRKTGEITPEEFIAAGDYLVYKFPTWSWSDAETPAQRVSQLPAGKQYLVTRHVPCNRRLDSDFAGDAGHEEAVVEGGKSSDDDGWLRTGGLTSSQPLKVKEVRTVDDAGNVGEREVIEDDDDIPDMEDDEDDEAIIRDASAGGQNSGRRTYSLYIVYSPYYRTPRMYLSGYLPNGQPLPPHLMMEDIVGDYKDKTVTLENFPFFAHQVKMASVHPCKHAPVMKTLLDRADAALKLRREKQKAAAAKAGSSGGVGSLTSQVKDLNLGSGAENDEWEEIDAADQEVAIRVDQYLVVFLKFIASVTPGIEHDNTMGI; translated from the exons ATGAACATCCTCTACTCGACCGTAAACAGCCTGCGGGACAGGTACACCCCCGCGAGCCACACGTCGACATTCCGCAAGACGGGCGAGATCACCCCTGAGGAGTTCATTGCAGCCGGCGACTATCTCGTGTACAAATTCCCGACCTGGTCGTGGTCGGATGCCGAAACCCCAGCCCAGCGCGTCAGCCAGCTGCCAGCAGGAAAGCAGTACTTGGTGACTCGTCATGTCCCGTGCAACCGCCGACTCGACTCGGACTTTGCGGGCGATGCTGGCCATGAGGAGGCCGTAGTGGAGGGCGGCAAGAGCAGCGATGACGACGGCTGGCTCCGGACCGGCGGGTTGACCAGCTCGCAGCCGCTCAAGGTCAAAGAAGTGCGAACCGTGGACGATGCTGGGAatgttggagagagagaagtgatcgaggacgacgatgataTTCCGGATatggaagatgatgaggacgatgaggccATCATCCGTGATGCCTCGGCTGGCGGGCAGAACAG TGGAAGACGCACATACTCGCTCTACATTGTCTACTCTCCATATTACCGGACGCCCCGCATGTATCTCTCGGGCTATCTTCCCAACGGCCagcccctcccaccccatctCATGATGGAGGATATCGTTGGAGACTACAAGGACAAAACCGTCACGCTCGAGaacttccccttcttcgccCATCAAGTCAAGATGGCCAGCGTTCACCCGTGCAAGCACGCGCCCGTCATGAAGACACTTCTCGACAGAGCCGACGCGGCTCTCAAGCTGCGCAgagaaaagcaaaaggcGGCAGCCGCCAAGGCAGGCAGCAGCGGTGGCGTTGGGTCTCTTACTTCTCAGGTTAAggacctcaacctcggctCGGGGGCTGAGAATGACGAGTGGGAGGAGATCGATGCTGCCGACCAGGAGGTGGCCATCAGGGTTGACCAGTATCTGGTGGTTTTCTTGAAGTTCATCGCCAGTGTGACACCCGGCATCGAACATGACAACACCATGGGGATTTAG
- the SLA2 gene encoding Synthetically Lethal with ABP1 protein 2 (EggNog:ENOG503Q3C0; BUSCO:EOG09261A3K; COG:Z) yields the protein MATIRSLDHTKSEAELAINIKKATSPDETAPKRKHVRSCIVYTWDHKSSQSFWAGLKVQPILADEVQTFKALITVHKVLQEGHPSTLREALNNRSWIDSLNRGMSGEGMRGYGPLIKEYVYYLLAKLSFHQQHPEFNGTFEYEEYISLKAINDPNEGYETITDLMTLQDKIDQFQKLIFSHFRTTGQNECRISALVPLVTESYGIYKFITSMLRAMHSATGDNDALEPLRERYNAQHYRLVKYYYECSNIRYLTSLITIPKLPQDPPNLLAEDESAPALPARPKQEIEKQPTPPPPVPKSEEPDQMNEFWKSEIDRQNREYEEQQRVLEAQQQQALHAQQQAQLQAQRDFEEQQRRLMEQQQREQEALRNQQAQWQTQGRLAELEQENLNARAQYERDQLMLQQYDQRVKALEGELATIQGNFGQQLASRDDQIRSLQEQVNTWRSKYEALAKLYSQLRHEHLDLLQKFKAVQLKAASAQEAIDRREKLEREIKTKNLELADMIRERDRALHEKDRLTGSNKDEVEKLKRELRMALDRADNLERSKGNELSTMLSKYNREMADLEEALRNKTRALEDAQAKLREGSSDLEMLLREKEEELEVYKAGMDQTLIELNELKNNQGVSDQALDGQLDAIILAQLDKINEIIDSVLQAGVQRVDDAIYELDSTMQAGNQNASPSYVLSQIEKASASATEFATSFNNFIADGPNSTHAELIKNINVFSGAVADVCSNSKGLMRLATDEKKADALANGARQSAHSTVKFFRSLLSFRLEGMDPLQKTDVVINSNNEVQMNLQRLNKSVEGFAPGFGKLANKGDLGEVVDQELNRAADAIAAAVARLQKLKNKPRDGYSTYELSVHDSILDAAMAITTAIAQLIKAATTTQQEIVQAGRGSSSKTAFYKKNNRWTEGLISAAKAVATSTNTLIETADGVISNRNTPEQLIVASNDVAASTAQLVAASRVKAGFMSKSQESLEQASKAVGAACRALVRQVQAIIKERNGMENEQIDYSKLGSHEFKVREMEQQVEILQLENALSAARQRLGEMRKISYQED from the exons ATGGCCACGATACGCAGCCTTGATCACACAAA GTCCGAAGCCGAGCtcgccatcaacatcaagaaaGCTACGAGCCCCGACGAGACGGCACCGAAGCGCAAGCATGTTAGGAGTTGCATTGTCTACACCTGGGACCACAAGTCCTCCCAGTCCTTCTGGGCTGGTCTGAAGGTCCAGCCCATCCTCGCCGACGAGGTCCAGACCTTCAAGGCTCTCATCACAGTCCACAAGGTTCTCCAAGAAGGCCACCCCAGCACCCTCAGGGAGGCGCTGAACAACAGGTCGTGGATCGATAGCTTGAACCGCGGCATGTCGGGCGAGGGCATGCGCGGATACGGCCCACTGATCAAGGAATATGTCTACTACTTGCTCGCGAAGCTTTCGttccaccagcaacacccagAGTTCAACGGCACGTTCGAGTACGAGGAGTATATCAGTCTCAAGGCTATCAACGACCCGAACGAGGGATACGAGACGATCACCGACCTCATGACGCTGCAAGACAAGATTGATCAGTTCCAGAAGCTCATCTTCTCCCACTTCCGAACCACTGGCCAGAACGAATGCCGGATTTCGGCCCTTGTGCCTCTCGTCACGGAGAGTTATGGTATCTACAAGTTCATCACGAGCATGCTCCGGGCCATGCACTCGGCCACTGGTGACAACGATGCCCTGGAGCCGCTTCGGGAGAGGTACAATGCTCAGCACTACCGCCTTGTCAAGTACTACTACGAGTGCTCCAATATTCGCTACCTCACCAGTCTCATCACCATTCCGAAGCTTCCGCAAGACCCACCGAACCTCCTCGCCGAGGATGAGTCGGCGCCAGCGTTGCCGGCCCGCCCCAAGCAAGAAATCGAGAAGCAACCgactcctccgccaccggTACCCAAGTCCGAGGAGCCCGATCAGATGAACGAGTTCTGGAAGAGCGAGATTGATCGCCAGAACCGCGAGTacgaggagcagcagcgcgTGTTGGaggcccagcagcagcaggcccTTCATGCCCAACAGCAGGCTCAGCTACAGGCGCAACGGGACTttgaggagcagcagcggcggctgatggaacagcagcagcgggaaCAGGAGGCTCTGAGAAATCAGCAGGCGCAGTGGCAGACGCAGGGCCGGCTGGCGGAACTGGAACAAGAGAACCTGAACGCCCGTGCCCAGTACGAGCGTGATCAGCTCATGCTTCAGCAGTACGATCAGCGGGTCAAGGCCCTCGAGGGCGAGCTCGCCACAATCCAGGGCAACTTTGGGCAGCAGCTCGCCAGCAGAGACGACCAGATCAGGTCGTTGCAGGAGCAGGTCAACACTTGGAGGTCAAAGTACGAGGCTCTCGCCAAGCTCTACTCTCAGCTTCGTCACGAACACCTCGATCTTCTTCAGAAATTCAAGGCTGTTCAGCTCAAGGCCGCCTCGGCCCAGGAGGCGATCGACAGGCgcgagaagctggagcgCGAGATCAAGACGAAGAACCTCGAGCTCGCGGACATGATTCGCGAGCGCGACAGAGCTCTTCACGAGAAGGACAGGCTGACGGGTTCCAACAAGGAcgaggtcgagaagctcaagcgTGAGCTGCGCATGGCTCTCGACCGTGCGGACAATCTGGAGCGTAGCAAGGGCAATGAGCTCTCCACCATGCTCTCCAAGTACAACCGCGAGATGGCCGATCTCGAGGAGGCCCTGCGCAACAAGACGCGGGCTCTTGAGGATGCTCAGGCCAAGCTTAGGGAGGGGAGTTCCGACTTGGAGATGCTCCTCcgcgagaaggaggaggagctggaggtgtACAAGGCCGGCATGGATCAGACGCTGATCGAGCTCAACGAGCTGAAGAACAACCAGGGTGTGTCGGATCAGGCTCTTGACGGCCAGCTCGACGCCATCATCCTGGCCCAGCTTGACAAGATCAACGAGATTATCGACTCGGTTCTTCAGGCCGGCGTCCAGCGTGTGGATGATGCCATTTACGAGCTCGACTCGACCATGCAGGCCGGTAACCAGAATGCCTCGCCGTCATACGTCTTGTCACAGATCGAGAAGGCTTCCGCCAGCGCCACCGAGTTCGCCACCTCTTTCAACAACTTCATCGCCGACGGTCCCAACAGCACTCACGCCGAGCTGATCAAGAACATCAACGTCTTCTCGGGTGCCGTTGCCGATGTCTGCAGCAACTCCAAGGGTCTCATGCGTCTGGCCAccgatgagaagaaggccgatgCCCTTGCCAACGGTGCCCGGCAGTCGGCTCACTCCACGGTCAAGTTCTTCCGCAGCCTGTTGAGCTTCCGTCTGGAGGGGATGGACCCCCTTCAGAAGACAGACGtcgtcatcaacagcaacaacgaaGTCCAGATGAACCTGCAGAGGCTCAACAAGTCCGTCGAGGGCTTCGCTCCCGGCTTCGGCAAGCTTGCCAACAAGGGAGACCTCGGCGAGGTGGTCGACCAGGAACTCAACCGTGCGGCTGACgccattgctgctgctgtggctcgcctccagaagctcaagaacaAGCCTCGCGACGGGTATTCCACCTACGAGCTCAGCGTCCACGACTCTATTCTCGacgccgccatggccatcaccaccgccatcgcccagctcatcaaggctgccaccaccacccagcagGAAATCGTCCAAGCCGGTAggggctcctcctccaagacggCCTTCtacaagaagaacaaccGCTGGACCGAGGGTTTGATCTCTGCTGCCAAGGCGGTGGCCACCTCGACCAACACCCTCATTGAGACGGCCGACGGTGTCATTTCCAACAGGAACACCCCCGAGCAGCTGATTGTTGCCTCCAATGACGTGGCCGCCTCGACGGCGCAGCTGGTGGCGGCCAGCAGAGTCAAGGCCGGCTTCATGAGCAAGAGCCAGGAGAGCCTCGAGCAGGCGAGCAAGGCTGTCGGTGCGGCCTGCAGAGCGTTGGTGAGGCAGGTGcaggccatcatcaaggagagGAACGGGATGGAGAATGAGCAGATTGATTATAGCAAGCTGGGGAGCCATGAGTTTAAGGTTCGGGAGATGGAGCAGCAG GTCGAGATCCTTCAGCTGGAGAATGCGCTGTCTGCGGCCAGGCAGAGGTTGGgtgagatgaggaagatttcGTATCAGGAGGATTGA